A portion of the Vulpes vulpes isolate BD-2025 chromosome 5, VulVul3, whole genome shotgun sequence genome contains these proteins:
- the TRMT112 gene encoding multifunctional methyltransferase subunit TRM112-like protein, whose protein sequence is MKLLTHNLLSSHVRGVGPRGFPLRLQATEVRINPVEFNPDFVARMIPKVEWAALLEAADTLHLVEVPKGPIEGYEHDEKFLRQMHHVLLEVDVLEGTLQCPESGRLFPISRGIPNMLLSDEETET, encoded by the exons ATGAAGCTGCTCACCCACAACCTGCTGAGCTCGCATGTGCGGGGGGTGGGGCCTCGTGGCTTCCCTCTGCGCCTCCAG GCCACCGAGGTCCGCATCAACCCCGTGGAGTTCAATCCCGACTTCGTGGCGCGTATGATACCCAAGGTGGAGTGGGCGGCGCTTCTGGAGGCGGCGGATACC TTGCATCTGGTCGAGGTACCCAAAGGGCCGATTGAAGGGTATGAGCATGATGAGAAATTCCTGAGGCAGATGCACCACGTGCTGCTGGAG GTGGATGTGTTGGAGGGCACCCTGCAGTGCCCAGAGTCTGGACGTCTGTTCCCCATCAGTCGCGGGATCCCCAACATGCTGCTGAGTGATGAGGAAACCGAGACTTAA
- the PRDX5 gene encoding peroxiredoxin-5 isoform X1, with protein MAPIKVGDAIPSVMVFEGEPGNKVNLAELFKGKKGVLFGVPGAFTPGCSKTHLPGFMEQAEALKAKGVQVIACLSVNDVFVTEAWGRAHNSGGKVRLLADPTGAFGKETDLLLDDSLVSLFGNHRLKRFSMVIENGIVKSLNVEPDGTGLTCSLAPNILSQL; from the exons ATGGCCCCAATCAAG GTGGGAGATGCCATCCCTTCGGTGATGGTTTTTGAAGGGGAGCCTGGGAACAAGGTGAACCTGGCAGAGCTGTTCAAGGGCAAGAAGGGGGTGCTGTTTGGAGTCCCTGGGGCCTTTACCCCTGGCTGTTCCAAG ACCCACCTGCCAGGATTCATGGAGCAGGCTGAGGCTCTGAAGGCCAAGGGGGTCCAGGTGATAGCCTGTCTGAGCGTTAATGATGTCTTCGTGACTGAGGCATGGGGACGAGCTCATAACTCAGGAGGCAAG GTTAGGCTGTTGGCTGACCCCACTGGGGCCTTTGGGAAG gaGACAGATTTGTTACTAGATGATTCATTGGTATCTCTCTTTGGAAATCATCGGCTCAAGAG GTTCTCTATGGTGATAGAGAATGGCATAGTGAAGTCCTTGAATGTGGAGCCAGATGGTACAGGCCTCACCTGCAGCCTGGCCCCCAACATCCTCTCGCAGCTCTGA
- the PRDX5 gene encoding peroxiredoxin-5 isoform X2, translating to MVFEGEPGNKVNLAELFKGKKGVLFGVPGAFTPGCSKTHLPGFMEQAEALKAKGVQVIACLSVNDVFVTEAWGRAHNSGGKVRLLADPTGAFGKETDLLLDDSLVSLFGNHRLKRFSMVIENGIVKSLNVEPDGTGLTCSLAPNILSQL from the exons ATGGTTTTTGAAGGGGAGCCTGGGAACAAGGTGAACCTGGCAGAGCTGTTCAAGGGCAAGAAGGGGGTGCTGTTTGGAGTCCCTGGGGCCTTTACCCCTGGCTGTTCCAAG ACCCACCTGCCAGGATTCATGGAGCAGGCTGAGGCTCTGAAGGCCAAGGGGGTCCAGGTGATAGCCTGTCTGAGCGTTAATGATGTCTTCGTGACTGAGGCATGGGGACGAGCTCATAACTCAGGAGGCAAG GTTAGGCTGTTGGCTGACCCCACTGGGGCCTTTGGGAAG gaGACAGATTTGTTACTAGATGATTCATTGGTATCTCTCTTTGGAAATCATCGGCTCAAGAG GTTCTCTATGGTGATAGAGAATGGCATAGTGAAGTCCTTGAATGTGGAGCCAGATGGTACAGGCCTCACCTGCAGCCTGGCCCCCAACATCCTCTCGCAGCTCTGA